The genomic DNA caatccttgctgctttgttctgtgcattctgcagcctcctaacttcacttgctgatgcatttccccagaccacagaacagtagttcaacCTGACTttcaattaatgcttgtgttatttgcttaagaatctttcctggtaaatatttagctatccttctgatcatgcatgctgttttaatatttttttgtacatagatgagttatttgagacgaccatgataagcagttgtctagctgcactcccagtagtttggtttctgccacttcctcaATTTGTACTCCCCCCATACTtcattgtatcccatgctgtgttggccttttcttagtggaacagaccaacataactttggttttcttggtgtttaaaacaagtttgttccggcgaacccactccctgatattctccaaatctccttgtaaagcttgctgtacctgttgaaccgattgtcttgctgtataaattgtagtatcatctgcaaatatagtagcttgagttacagataaggcataaggaaggtcgttggtatatattaaataaagaagtggcccaaggcagctgccctgcggtattccacagtttaaagcATGAGGGGAAGACAATTAAGGATAAGAGATTTAAAGGCATTTGTATATGATTTGattatttctatcaaatcaacACTTTACTTTTTATGCAAATCAAAGGTTGTAAAAGCAGGCCAGACCTTTTTAGAATAAGTAGCACTTGTTTTGAGGTTTCTATGACAATCAATGCAAAAGGTATTGCGGACAAgagatttgggctcccgagtggtgcagcggtctgaggcactgcatctcagtgctagaggcatcactacagaccctggtttgattccagactgtatcacaaccagccgtgattgggagtcccatagggcggcgctcaaatggcccatcgtcgtccgggttaggccgtcattgtaaataagaatttgttcttaactgacatgcctagttaaataaaggttaaatgaataaaaaataacagtgaatgtctgttgaatgcaTGTTGAATGTCTGATACAAAACCCACCTCTGAAACAACTACCAACCCAGGGCCATAGCAAAACATGTCGCAGTTGGTTGCATGGGTTAATGGCATCACCGGCCTGAATCTAATCCAGTCTGGAGAAAGCCAATTTACATCTGTAAAGCATAGAATTAGCTTCAAATTTAGATTGTTATTTCTTGAGCTATGTTTATATTTGGCCTTTTTAGAATAAGTAGCACTTATTTTTGATATTTCTATGACAATCAATGCAAAAGTTATTGTGAACACCTACTTTACCTCAGTTTGAGTTTGTAGCTGCTAGTTGTATTCAGACAGGATTTAGCTAGTACCACCATAGCTGCAGCCATTATTTAATTCTGCCCTAGACATGGGTTGCACCTGGGAGGCGGGACTGTTTTGTCTAAATTACACTAACTTAGAGTTGCATGGAAATAGGATGACATTACTAAAGTAGGAAAATAATTATTAGGAAACAACTTTGTCATATTATGATGtcatcaaatttactttagagagATGCCAATGTTGCCATTACTGTTACTAGCTAGCAAAGTTcatcaaaaatagctagcaatgttaatgttagcttgctaaaaTACGGTTGTCCCCTCAACTTTAGTTTTCTGGCTAaattatactgcatctaaagtcagtCTGGCAACATCACAATCCTAACAAGTTGTTTTTGTAATCCAAGTTGTATTGAGGTAGCTAGCAATTTTTTGGGGactataaatataaaaaaatatatacattaaaaaacaaaagaaaacatagctagctagttaggtagctagctagctaacgtcagctatgCTAGCGATGATAATGATTATCAAAATATACATAACCAGTAGTCTATGGTCTAGCTACCGGTATACTAACCCCCACTGGTTGGTCAATCCGTATAGGCCTTTTAAGTCTCAAACGGCAGTGATCTTTTGACTTGAACGGTTTGGGGGAGATGAAACAACGGAGCCCCTTACGAAAAAAggttgcagtcagagtgcagtataactgcagtatgctgcaaattcTGTGTCCAAAataagacatttttttttactgcagtaattttgcattGTAACTGCAGTTAGAATGCAGTACTGCAGTTATTCTgaaattactgcgtccaaaataccacagttgactgcagttactgcacttttagtgtagtttcaaaactgcaatattttttgTAAGGGGCCCCATTCAATGAGGGGGTTCGTCTAGCCCGGGTTACCCCGGTGGGAGGACTTTGAACCGggtgaaaagtgattgcattAGTTTTGGAACCGGGCAGTTTTGGAaccggctcaaaacaaaagtgactaAATGACAtgatgagtaggattctgtgttttcacatgcaaaagtgattgtttTTGATAAAAATGTGTTATCTGCCTTCCCAGTGAAAACTGGTTTGAAAATTCGGCCCCGTTTTAAATGACGTGTAGCTTACAAAGGCTTCATAAGCCTTCAGAAAGCCTTAATATAAACTACATAAATGTGTCACAAATAATCTATAaccatatgtcatgctttataaagggttcataaatgtggcataaccgTGTGACCACTGATGTTAACCACTGATATGACAAAAAAACAGTGTtttataaagggtggcataagcacttaataaaggctttataaatcatattaaattgaggTGTCACATAtatcttggtagagcattgcaatgccaggatagtagGTTGTactcccgggaccacccatacctaaaaatgtatgcacggatgactaagtcgctttggataaaggcgtctgctaaatagtatatattatattactctaaaacatttctaggatggccCAACCTCTTTCCTTCTTGGGTTTATAGCCAATATTGGACCTGACTGACCTCAACTTTTCCCaaaatgctgtgctgcaggatgacacacacTCTAAAGTGCAGTCATGCACAGCAAAAAACGTTGGTAGGGCCTTTTTAAACCTGTATGTATTTCTTGCCTAATTCAGTTTTTTTTGCCGAATGAATTATTTTTCTGCTTTCTCCCATTTTTTTCacactttatttttttatagaaaaatgtgattttctgtgttCACAACAATGCTTCAACCACATCAGGGGACAACTTTTGAGGTTAAACTGAGCGGTTGTTTTGGGCCTTGTGAGTTTGGTGggtatccccccccccaaaaaagtattatAATCAGAAAATAGAAAgtggcatcatttgaaagctacaGGCCTTGTCGTTTTGGAAAACTCAAGTCTTACTGCTGGCAATGTCATAAGTCCCTGTCTTATTTCAAGAAAACAAACTCCATAACTTGAAAGCCCTGATTGCTAAAGTCATTTTAAGAGGTCAGGCTTGAAAATCCAATCCATAACTGGTTTCAAGTGGCCAAGAGACATGTGATCTCCTACTGCTGTCTAGTGGACAAACTGGGGATTAGAAAGATGATATGGTTACATCAATGGATAGGTAGAGACCTCAGCTTtctgtatataataataatatggcacGTTGAGGGTATGGCACGTTGCACAAGCCCAGCACttttaaaatggctgtgttcCAATGGGAATTTGCGCATGTTTAGAGAGCCACCCTTAGGTAAAAAGATCTGAAGCATTATTTTCTGAATTAAATAACTTTGGAGCAGTAATTGGTGGAACACAGTTCTTACCTTTCTAACAGCTTGTAGGACTTATAGTTTTGAAACGGAATTGTACTTTCTGAGGGTGTTGCAGGGATCGGATGTTGGAGCAGTCTTAACCTTAAGGGCAAAATAGTGTCCAGTTTATTAACAGTGGTGGTTCAGACAGGTGGTTCCCGGTGAATGACGAAATACAATTACTATTTACATAATCTACAAAAGGTATTTACAAAATGAACAGACTCTCAAAATGCAGGATTGAATATAAACTGAAAACCTAAGCCTCAATTAGGCCTACCCAGCCTAACCAACTATAGCAGGTTGGGGTATACCAGGCTATGGACAGCCTCCCCACACAGCTAACATACCTAACCAACTATAGCAGGTTGGGGTATACCAGGCTATGGACAGCCTCCCCACCCAGCTCACATACCAGAGCTAGAACATCCCTCCAGCTCCCAGGTGAACCAGGTACCTTTATATCCATGGCCCCTCCCTCTGGACCATACCATTAACCATGGAACTCTTTACCCaaatatggcatattaaataaCGTAACAGACATCTTCATTATACCCacatttacatattctgtctaatgcaataaaatgcaaattaattacttaaaaatcatacaatgtgattttctggatttttgttttagattacgtctctcacagttgaagtgtacctatgataaaaattacagacctctacatgctttgtaagtaggaaaacctgcaaaatcggcagtgtatcaaatacttgttctccccactgtatatgcgatgagtaatgccagatatgtaaacattaagtgactaagataccgtagaatagtatagaatacaatatatacatatgagatgagtaatgcaagctatgtaaacattattaagtgactaagataacGTAGAATAGTACagaatacggtatatacatatgagatgagtaatggcagatatgtaaacattataaaagtggctagtgtttcattccttaaagtggccagtgattcctagtctaagcctataggcagcagcctctaatgggctagtgatggctgtttaacagtctgatggccttgatatagaagctgtttttctgtctctccgtcccagctttgatgcacctgtactgacctcgccttctagatgataacagggagaacaggcagtggcttaggtggttgatgtccttgatgatctttttggtcccggtaatgcgttgggcagaccgcaccaccctctggatagccttgcggttgcgggtggtgcagttgctgtaccaggcggtgatacagcccgataggatgctttaaattgtgcatctgtaaatgtttgtgagggttttaggtgacgagccagatttctttagcctcctgaggttgaaagggaaagagaaagggatatggggatacctagtcagttgtccaactgactcATAGTCATAGTCATAGTCACATCTCATAgtcatgtcaatcaatcaatcaaatgtatttgtaaagttctttttacatcagcgtatgtcacaaagtgcttatacagaaacccagcctaaaaccccaaacagcaagcaatgcagatgtagacgcacggtggctaggaaaaactcacaaGAAAAGGCAGGAACATGTTTAAATCATATTCGACATAATGGGTTATATCgcatttgacattggtgattaGGTCACAGAGTTATGCCACGTTTATGAACCCTTTAAGGCATGAAATATGGTAatagatgctttgtaacacatttatgtagtgcttatgaaggcttTGTGAAGCCTTTATTAACTGAACATAATTGAAAGTGGGACCGAAAATTCTaacattttatggaaaagagatgtttcTGGATGATGCAACTAGCTGCCTTGTTGACATCATGACCGAGTGGCGCAGATTAGCCTAATGTGAGATGagcgctcctccctccctctgcttgcTCCAAATGACGTGACGGGCCATTTCCCGGGGGCATCCCGGGCCAGTGTAATAGAGCTCCCTCAATGAAGGGAAGCGAGTGGGCGGAGGGGCGATTTGCACGTGGAGCTTGGCAAAAGGGGGCAggatttgttgacataattgtaatccaatCCTAATCTTAATTTACTTGTTGTGACGCACTGAGGTTCGAAACTCTGTTTAGataagactgactttatgaccaaaattatcataTTTACacgttgtagtcaattttgacactagaataatgTGTTCTGACTCATGTCAATGCTACATAGGCCTttttcaaagggattagttggtttctaggggcagttgctctttaaagtTCCCTAATatgagctacaacgctaatatttgtgtaaatccTTCAGAATTGTAATATGTCAGTGTCACCAAGTAATGCAATTCTAATgtctaatacatccacagtgtgATTTCTACAGATTCTTTATAAATTCGTGTTAAATTAACAAATTcttgtcttttgttgaatttataaaACAACATTCCGACCTTGTTTAGCTTTAGGCCTATCTCgtccaaatatggcatgattccagtATTTGTATCCATTTGAATCACTTCCAATGGGGGACCTTTATTCTGAAGGCGAAGCTCATTCCGCTATTGTGGCTAAGccgtattgtggctagcttcacacaaGTGTCCTGTTTGGAGGATGCTGCAACCAAATGCACTGCGGTAAAAAATTAACGTCAGACAGGGAGCCAGAAGTCTGTATTATTCGCAATGCAATCCTGGGAGAAACATCTATTCTAGGCCTACAAGTCCAGGGTCATTTTAATGGGTGGAATAATTTTTGCCACTCAAAAGgatcaacaataataataatcaatcagaAGGAAGGAAAAGATAGCCTTAAATTTTCCCCCGGAGAAAGGACAAATCGGCATAAGGAGGCAATTTTGTTCAGAAAGGACAACGTGAGGACAGTAAAATGTGAGACAACGCAAATGAtgattatttaaaccaaatagcGCAATAACACATTTACCGTGttcctaaaaaaataaaatataatcggTATGTTGCttatgtagcctaggccttcTTTCTTCTGGCATGCAATTAATTTTTAATTTAGCTTATGCAGTGGCTTGCgattttacagtagcctatttaAACCAAAGGCCTAAAATGTCGACAGATTATTCCAATAAGCGTCATATATAACCGTGTCAATGTCATTTAGAACTAGGCCTACTATTCGAATAGAATATCAGACTACAGTTGATATAAATAGCCTGTAAAGATAATAATAGATTAGAGTATTTGATATTAAGACTTCAGGGAACTGATAATCCCAGGCCAGGGTATAGATTTGTAAACACTGTGTCAACAAAGATCTGTAACAATAGAAAAAACTGACCATAATCATAGTTATAGTTTAGGGATGTGTAGGCTCTTTTGTAACAGCAGTAATCAGATCAATGTTGCATTGAACATTGTAACCTATGTTTAACTTGTGGATTCGAGCCAAAGAAGTGAAGCACTTTTATTTGCtagatttaaatgtttaaaaaaaggttaTATTGGCTGTAGTCATCTTTTTAAGGGAGGCTtttaaataggcctactgtatattagATTAGCACTCTTAGCCTGTATTGGGTATTCTGTTTATTCTCTAGAAAGTCTCTCCTTGGCCTGTTGGCCTTATATTTGCACTTTATTGAATTGAAATCATCAAGCGCCAGAGTTTTCCTAAAACACATTCATTGTAAACAAATATTAATGGTAAAACTTGCATGTCCTGCATGAAAAAGCACATGAGAACAGTAGCCTATGTAACAATGTCAATTCATTAATGCAATAGTCTTTAAATAAGAAGATTGTTTCCATTTAAAGAGAAGCGCATGGCACTAAGAGCATGGCACAACGAGCATGGCGCCTGCAacaccaggattgtgggttcaattcccgggaccacccgtgagtaaaatgtatgcatgcatgactaagttgctttggataaaagcatcagccaaaaggcatatattattattattataatatcaaGTGTTTGTTGAAGGAATTTAACACACGTCAAATATATTATTGAAGATGTTGGGAcccttatttttgttatttccaaGGTCATTTCGGAGGAAGCAACTTCAGTCCCTACCATTTCTTACTTTGCTCAAACAAAGTCTTTCTGGATAACATATCAAAGGAATATCTTACTCTCAAGTGTTCAAAGAGACTGTTGGGATATTTTTTGATACCTCTTGAGGCTTCTCAGCCCTAGGATTTGTACTAGCGTTGCTACATTACACCCGAGGACATGTCTGCTATGCGGCTGCTGCTCCTGTCTCTGCTTTGCGCTCTCTTTGGTAAGTGGAGTTGACCACCTTAGTGGAGTTGAACCACCTTAGTGGAGTTGACCATTTGTGGATAGACAACATCTTTCAATATATGGATATTCTTCTGTGTACTGTTGAATTGTGAAGCTACCCATTTCTAATATCAAAATATTAAGTACTAATAGCATCACTCCTCTCAACAACAGTGTCCCTGTGCCATGGGGCCTGTTCAGAGGTGGACTCGGACACTGAGGCCGTTGCAGGCAAAGGGTTCAAACTGGGCTGCATCTCCTGTAAGATGAGGCCCGAGGTGGAGGCTTCTGCCACAGTCGACTGGTATTTCAAGGCCAAAGGGGAAGCTGACTATGCTCATGTGAGTATCTGAGACTGATTATGATTGCTATAGTATTCCAAATTACTACAAACTGCAGTAGAATGTAGGATTAGGGTTGGGGTTTTGTTTGCTCTGGTGCCCACATAAAACATTCTGCCACGGTAGTCCACAGTCTGTTTCGAGTATGCCAGCAGTAGTCCCCTAGACAATGCTGTCTTACGCCACATTGCCCAGAGCCCATCCCAGAGCACACAACCACAACGCACAACACACAAAGGTATGCACACACCATAATGCCCAACTACATTATATGGCAGAGTTTTGAGTGCGGTTCAAATCGAATTCATCTGGAAGACATTTTAGATCTCAGAGATCACAAGGGCAACCGAGACAGCCGATAGGCAGATAGGATCACAGCTACTTTATGGAACTTTGAGTATACTTCCCTACTCAAAGAACCTCTCTCAAAACACAGTTGTATCCCTTTGAGTCTATTATCTTGGATGTTGCCAGATACGGGTGTCGATCTAGGAAGTGAAACCGGAGAGATTTTCAGTGCCAGGTGAACGACCCAGATGTCATTGTGTCATTAGATATATAATTACAATGAGGAGGGCCCCCACATTGTGGATGAGCGCTTCGAGGACCGCGTGGACTGGAACGGCAGTAAGAGGAGCCAAGACATACAGGATGCGTCCATCTATGTCTTCAATGTCACCTTCAATGACTCGGGCACCTACAGTTGCCACTTCCACCGGCTCCTGTCGTACGAGTTCTACGAATACCAGACCGTTGTCAGCAAGCTTGTGCACCTGAAAGTCGTGGCTAAAGGTTCAGTATTACTATACAGACTAATGTTTTGTATGCAATTTAAAGCTTTTATTAAGGCCTTTGTAAGTGCTAAGAGCCTATGTGGTGCCTTTTGAGTGCTTTGACccccctctatctgtctctacAGCCACCAGAGGGACGGCCTCCATAGTCTCTGAGGTGATGATGTACGTGTCCATCATCGGGCTACAGGCTTGGCTCTACATAGAGATGGTATACTGCTTCAGAAAGATCTCAGCTGCAGGAGAGGAAGCAATAAGAGAAAGCGCGTAAGTAACCCTGTAACCCTACTTCCTCTCCTGCAGCTGTATCCTTTTGTTTTAGGTCCTCTATTACGGTCTCCCTCGACCTAATCTCACTGTCCTTTTCTTGTCTGTTCTGTGCCTGTTCGTCCTGTTGAtttgtgttctctcctctcttccatagTGCTGAGTAGTGCAATTCCTGTGTTCTTCCTTGTTCAATattcccttcctgtactcagtctttctctctatcttcgTCTCCTTTGCCACCCCCATTTTCTCACTCTtcccatccctctgtccctcaaTCGTCACATTTGCCCCTCTAGAAAAGCCAAAGAAGGTACAACGTTTGTTTGCTCGCTTCAGCCGTCTAGAACTCTGTATTGTAgttgtgcaaaatgtttcaatTGCTTAAAAGCTGAGTAGAAGGTAAAGGAGTGAAACATagttgtgtcggggaggaaactcACGTATTCCGTTGACATCACATTCCATTGAACATGCAAATGTGTATGATAATGGATATGGCCTTGGTGTTCAGGCTGTGCTCCGTGGGGTGCTACCAACTTGGGGAAAGTTCTCAGTGAATTGACATGATCAAAACCAAGCTATAGGTAGGGTTCTAGAAGAACAGAACAAAAGCAGGTGGAGGCAAGGGGGGGCTGGTTGGCAAAAGCGCTGCAGTTACACGCGATGATGTTTGCTGAATGGCCAAACTGAATAAGCTgccattcaaataaatgatgtTCAGTCTTTGATTGAATGTTAGCTCCGCTGACACTGCTTGCTTCGCTTTGCTACATTAAAGCAATAAGTTGGTTTACTTCAGTTGGATGGATGGTTGCTTCATGGAAGGATAAAGGAAGTtgttatggatggatggatgagtggAAAAAGGATGGCGTGTTGAATGAAGGTTGGAGGGGTTGTTGGATGGACAGAGAGGTTAAAGGGCTAAGTGGATTGATAAAGAGGTTATGAACGAATAGACGTAGGAATAGTAGGAGATATgctgtgtagttgaatttattactggtcactttaataatgtttcataCTGTTTATgtaggctcatcctatatacactgtaactactgctgtccacacCTGTTCTagtcatatactgtccataatgtatacacaccatcatatacattaCAGTATTTTTATATTCGTGACTCTAacattgcttgttctgatatttcttaatttctttctttttggggggggggtattattgttgtgtattattttgtattgttttgtattactgcactgttggagctcgaaacataagcatttcgctgcatctgcgataacatctgcaaaatatatgtacgcgaccaataaaatgtatttgatttattgAAATTCTTTAAGTAATGACAGTGATTAGAATGGttatagatggatagatagacgAATAAAGGATGAATGGAGGGACGAATGATTTAAGGTTAGGATGAAACATAGAGATAGTTAGAGGATGCAACATTGTATCTGTCCCACTATGTCAGAGCGTGGGCGGTGCCATTTGGGCCATTTCCATTTGGAAGTAGTCAATCTTCTTCTTCTAATACTTCTATGAGTTGATAAAGAACCTGAAAGCGTGCATACTGCCGCCTGGAGTgggttgtttgaacaggtataaagccaaggcacctgcagttatggaatgtttgctcacaagtataattcatCCTCCTGATgcaattatgtgatccttccttaacccataggaagtcccacccattTGACTATGTCAAAAGGGTGAATGCTCTTAATGGCTctgcccatgctaaaatgggCTTTTGGCCACTAAAGTCCTCTATCTATGTCTATGGGATGAAATCGCTCAGGTTTTTAGATAATAAGCAGGCAATATTCTAAccacttctctttctcctttctttccaGGAATGCAGAATATTTAGCTATAGCCTCGGAGGGTAAAGATAACTGTGCAGGAGTGCAAGTGGCAGAATGAAACAGGTGTATCATGAACAAAAACTGTTATCAGCAAGTAAAAGGATAAGAACACTCAAAGCATAAACAATGTAAATGCAGTACAGCACATAGTAGCCTACAAAATTCAAGTATCGGAGTGATATTTGCAATGGGCACAGCCAACAATGTGTGTGATGGATTCGACTTCCACTTTATATCCCTACTGCAGCGTGCTGGTGGCAAACTTTCCAGAGTCAATTCTTTGAAAGAGTCAATTTGAAAGAGTATAAAGAGTATAAAAGTCAAGTAAACAGCTTTAAGTAAGTGTAAGTGTATAAGTataattttatttcatttaattcAAGTTCGCTAATGTTACCTAGAACTTCTAGTAGGCTGGTTCTGTTGTGGTAGAGTTAACTAGCCTGGGCCATCCACCAAGCCAATAACTCTAATGTTGACTACAATGAAAAACTATTGGCTACATAGCTATAAAACATTGGTGAGCTTCCATCCTGGAGGAAAGTTGATCGTTTATCATTCTACAGtcctacacctgtcaatcaactgatcaaaGCATCCTACTGCAGGCTGCCTGTTAATAAGGTGGTAACACAAGACCATTCGTGAGGTCTCCAACTCACAGATAGGCTActtcaatgtacatgtaggtccAGTGAAAAATGATACAGTAACTTGTATCTAAATGTTGCAATTCAACAACAAATGCCATTTAGCCTGCACATATTGTACTGCATGCCATTGCCTTTTTGCTCAAGTGGTCTGcaagtgatttccatttttcGAATGGTTGTCAATTCCTTTGGGTGTTCTTTTTCACTGTGCTCATCTCTGTATGTTCTGTGCAACAATGTTATCATAACTGGCCTAAAGTGATCACACCAATGCACTTTCCCTCAACTTTCCTCGACATGCATTTTCTATGCTGTTGTAGGcctgttttacattcagcaattAGCAGGAGCAAGCCTGCTTCTTTCAACCAAATAGGCTATTAGggctaatatttaaaaaaaaatcctcaaaatAAACATCTATAGCTTTTGTAGACTATAACTTTCGATGGGATTTCACACGAAGAGGAAATGGCCTATTTCGGAGAGGCTTGCGGCGTATAGCCTGTTGCGCACGGGAACAACTGGAAGAGAAGCTATTGATGTTTAGCCGGAATAAGAAGCTAAATATTAGATATTAGGCCATTCACTAGCTAAATATTAAACTACAGGCTAAATAGTTACCTGTCAAAGTGCGCGAAAAATAAATTAACAGATTATGATATGGCAGATCTGGAGTGCGTTCCTGCAGACAATTATACCTGGCCTACAACAACACAGTGCAATGAGGAATTAATTATTGTTATCCAGTGAATACGCAATAATTGCCcataggctgtaaactgcagtgatgtAGGCTAATTTGAATAACCGCTCACACATGCCGAAATAACTGCATAGGTCAACAGCGTAGGCCTGATTATACAACCATTTGGATCAATTTGGGTCTATCCTCAACAGTGTATAAGGTCCAGAAAGATACATTAGCAGGCCACTCATATGGTGTAGGACTATTTTGTCAGGATGTAGCCCAGTGTTAAGATAGGCCTAGGCATACTATAAGAAAATATGGACTTCTCCTTTCCAACTCCCCGCCCGTTAATGCTGTAGcatattttacattcagcaagcaCGAGCAAGCATGCATCTCTCCTCCAATAGGTTATTAGTAGGTGAATGAAAATAAGTTGAAACAAGTGTTCAACAAGCTTTTGGCTTTTACTGGGACTCCACAAAATTTCAAAGGAATAGCCGTGACAGAGGAGAGGCAACAGAACAATGAAGACAGACAGGCTCGACATGTAAAACATAGCCTAAGTTAGAAGCGTATGCATATTCGACCATAATTCATAAGCCCAATGTTAGGCTTAATACTGCAGTGCATATATCCAGTCAAAGGAGGAAAAAAAGTGTATCATTCAAATAAAGCATAGGTAGTTTACATTATGTGCGCGCTCCCTCCCAGTCCCCAGGTACGATGCTCGTCTCCAGGTATGATGCTCGTCACCAGGTACGATGCTCGAAAATATGCCCTATTGTTTCATGTTTTTTAGGGACAAGCAATGTATCCTACATaggctacaacaacacaatgtaatgaaGAATGTTAGTGTTTTCAAGTGAGTGCAAACTCTAGTCTAGGCTGTAAACGG from Salvelinus sp. IW2-2015 linkage group LG31, ASM291031v2, whole genome shotgun sequence includes the following:
- the LOC111956218 gene encoding sodium channel regulatory subunit beta-1-like codes for the protein MSAMRLLLLSLLCALFVSLCHGACSEVDSDTEAVAGKGFKLGCISCKMRPEVEASATVDWYFKAKGEADYAHIYNYNEEGPHIVDERFEDRVDWNGSKRSQDIQDASIYVFNVTFNDSGTYSCHFHRLLSYEFYEYQTVVSKLVHLKVVAKATRGTASIVSEVMMYVSIIGLQAWLYIEMVYCFRKISAAGEEAIRESANAEYLAIASEGKDNCAGVQVAE